Genomic window (Mus caroli chromosome 14, CAROLI_EIJ_v1.1, whole genome shotgun sequence):
TGAAAAACAAACTGATCTTGAGCAAGTTTGGCCTCTTCTCATGTCCTCACTTGGAACTTCCCAGCCTTTGTGACATATTTGACTCCTTTAAATGGCTTATACTTCTCACCATACATGTCCAAGCGGTTCACTTTTAAGCCTGTGTCAAAAAGAATGAAACGAATCATTACTACCAGAGTAATAATGCAGTACTTGTGTAGCAGTGAACACTGTGCCTTAGATGTGACATTGCACAGTGCTCCATTCATCATGTGGAAACAACATCCCTTTTCTATCCCCGACATGCTGTACTCTAAGGAGCATGGCCTTGGTTAAGATGCCCCTGCTCACAAAACTAGCTAGTTCCACTTTCTTTGAACACAAATGAGggcttctctggctcttaaatgAAGGTGAGGTGAGGTATGTGTGACAGAACAACATGAGGTAAGTTGTGTTCTCAAGTGGCTGCTGTCTGGAGACCAGCTACACAGGAGGCAAACTGGAGCTGCTGCTCCTTCTAGGGTAGAGCTGTTAGTACTCTTCCAAACTCCTAGCCCCAATGTCCCCTAAATGCCCAGCAAACACATGTTACCTGAAATAGCAAGCTGCTGGATCTTGAACTGTATGTTGAGGTTTGGATTCTCTTCTGGCTTGGGTGCTCCTGACTGTAAATTTACTAGTCCTTTAAGACTTGGGAGCTTTTGTGGAGTAATTTTGCCCACATCCCATGCTAGTACCttaaaaacacaagagaaaatacCTGAACTGTGTTAAAGACATGCTCAGAGGTCAACAGATGCTATACACTACACAAAATGACGCAGTGTCTTAGAAAACAGAAGCCAGGACTAGACAATTGGCTTATGTTCTAATCACTAAATGTTCAGTTACAGAATCCATAGCAGAATCAtgtgtgtgggactgagtaactgacAGACGGAAGGATGACTCCAGCTCGCCTGCTCACACTTAAAGGGTCCCagaaaggcttttttttctttttggagttttcaagacagggtttctctgtgtagccctggctgtcctggaactcactctgtagaccagggtggccttgaactcagaaatccacctgcctctgtcccaagtgctgggattaaaggcgtgcaccaccacacccagctcctatatttcaaacacaaaccaaaccaaaccaaaccaaaccaaaccaaaccaaaccaaaccaaaccaaaccaaaccaaaacaccttCTCATTTATCAAGTACTCTATTCTGCTGAAAACTTACATTTCCTACATAAGGAAGcaagggagcagagagaaaatcATCTTTTCTAGGACTCTGAAAACCCTTGGCTAGTCTTGTTTAAGCAAGGCAAGGACCCTGCTTCCTAAGTACTGTGACCTCCACCCACAACCACAAAATAGATTGCAGAACACTTGTTCATTCTTGTTTCGAAGTGCCTGTACCTTGGTCACTGGATCAAATGTATAGCTGCCTTGCGTTGGTGTCAGGTTCATATTCAGCACAACTTTGGGCATGTGAACAGTCACTGTGATTCCTTCAATCGTTTTCCCCATATTCTGTTTCGGTCCAATTGTTATATCAAACCGGCCACAAGAGCTGTTTTCCTTAAAGCTGATACTGTGTTTCACATACACTGGTATTGCCACTAGACtgaaaaaaagacacagaaagatacaAAAGTACATTATGAAAGGTATGGGACAACTCCAGATGTAGTGTATGTCCTACGAGGTCTGTAACTGTGCCACAGGGCCATATGCCCTAGCAGATTAGGCCTATGCACTAGGGTTGAGGACAGCAATGTCCTGGTACCAATGTGCTAGAAATGTATGGGTTAGTAACAAATACATAAGCCCAAACAGAAATCTCCTCCAGATACCACATAAACAACTCAGATAAAGggatatagttaaaaaaaaaaaaggaagaaatgagagagagagagagagagagagagagagagagagagagagagagagacagagagagacacagagagagacagagactaagaaatattttctcagaaGAGAGTTTCAGTNTATGGGTTAGTAACAAATACATAAGCCCAAACAGAAATCTCCTCCAGATACCACATAAACAACTCAGATAAAGggatatagttaaaaaaaaaaaaaaaagaaaagagagagagagagagagagagagagagagagagagagagagagagagagagagaagcccattaaaaatttaaagcactaagaaatattttctcagaaGAGAGTTTCAGTTTTGTCTAGTTACCCAATGCTTTCTGAAGTTTTAAGGGACAGGTCAGCTACAGCTGACAATGCTCAGCTTTCAAGCTCAATGCGAGGTGAAGATGGTGGCACATATCCATGATCCTAGCacccagaaagctgaggcagcaggatccaGAGTTTGAGGTAACAAATAagacactgttttaaaaacaagaaccaCTTCAAGCCCCAGACTCAATGTAGAGAACAGTGACTTGAAGCAGGCAGTTTAGGGGATGTTTTAGGGTATCCTGTCTTGTTTGTTTACAGACATAGCAGACTAAGGCACCGAGTTCATGGCTTGCCCAGGTCACGCACAGTCCAAAGGCTTGCTCTTAGTCATAGATTTTTAACTTACTCTCTCTTACTACTTCTCTACACTTCCATGTTCAGAAACACTAATTGTTTTGGGTACAAAGTTCTCACCAGGTCTCCAGGTGAGCCACAGTTATAGGAAACATTGGTATACTCAAGAATTAAACTGTAAAGATGAAACAACAACTGGGAGTTCTATTCAGATTGTCGGGGTTTACAAATTCTGGCTGATGCGTCAATTTACTTTTGTGAGCTGACACGATATGATATGAGTCGGAAATTTCCATCTGGAGGAATGAATGACAAAACTCTTTCAGACTCCCAGCGTTTGAATCGGATGCATGGGTGGAAGCTGACGTCATCTAGAAGCCTTGGGTTCTGTCAGGAAAAGATAAGCCGTATGCACAGAGTATAAGTCGTATGACATAAATGTTTACATTAATGAATTATAATATGCTATAAATGTTATGAATTAATATACTCCCTAAGCCACTGTAAAAGCCGTGTAAGAACTGATTATACCAACATCAGAATCACCTTATAGCTCTGTAACCTTTTACAGTTTGCAAATCTTTCATATACATCACTTTACTCGAGGTTATAAAGGATGGAAAGCAAATGGCTCTCTGTATCCTAGAGATGAAGACTGAGCTTCAAGAGAGGAGACactgggaacagagacagaagcagaacacATCTCTCTTTGCTGTCTGTAGCAGTGTATCATGCTGACTGTAAAATGATCAGTGCCCCTTTACATAAGCATACAGTCAGTAAAAATGACCATGGAGAGACAAAAGCCAGACAGCAGATCTTGACCTACTTCTAGCACACTCTAGGTAAAGACCTTTTCATCAAGGCCATGTTCAACATGTCAGTTACTGTCTGTTAAGCTGGCTTGGAATATTTCTGAGATAATCGTTTGTAACCTAACATACacactccagggctggagagatgacttagtaggTAGAGTGTGTTTGCTACCAagtctgaggatctgagtttgatctctaggatCCACATCctggaagctgtcctctgatctccacacatctGCCCTGGCAAATGCACGccaaatcaaacacacacaaatacaacataagtaaaattttatttcagcAATTATATCActtagcatttcaaatgtatcaTGCATACAAGGAACTATAGATGTTCTATAGTTCAAAACTTACcatgaaagagagggagagatcagGCATTCCAGACAGCTTAATGCAAGCATCAATGACCCCTTGAATTTCTGCAAAGACTGTAGatcctaaagaaagaaagaaagagctgattACCTGAATGGATCTGGGTCTTCTCTAGAGCTATCACTATATCCTGAGTAGTAGAAACACTCTGGTTGTGAGAACCACAGGCTTTGCACCTACCTCACTGACAGGTGAGAGGACAGAGGATCTATTTGGATCTACTATACTAGTTTCAACAGTGTTTCTCACTGGCTACACCTGACTAGCTAGAGATTAAGAAAGATGAAACCTTTAGTGAGTCAATCTTGTAAGGATTATTTGGACAGAAGTTTAGAATTTAAAGATGAAGCAGGTTTCACATAATATGGACTAAGCTATAGGCTTAGGTTATATTGGAAAGAAGACAAAGTTATACCTGTAATTCATCGTGTCATCCACTCCCCTACACCAACTAGTTGTATGATGCTGAACAGGTTACACGGTTCTGAGTCTCAGCTGCTTTATGTATAAATTGTGAGGATACAatgagatgttttaaaaataaaaatttattattctAGTATTTACCACCAATGTTTTCTCTGGTTGAAACCACTAGAAGAGGCCTTTAGCAGAAGCATTGTACAGAGTGGAGAAGCATGGGTACCATGGATATAGAATACCTGTCAGATGAGTAACTGCAAGAGGGACTTCAAACATCTGGCAATATCTCAACTAGTGGCTGTGATAATTATAGGTAACTTTTGGgcagaaaaaaaagatttatacaTCATTAGAAAATGAATGTTTCTCTGCTGAAAACTTCCTGCCAAGGGATTTCGGTTTTAAATTCAACTTGTATTAACTGAAGTTCTTTCCCCCATGAGACCACGTGAACATAATTACCTGATTTATCTATAATTGCATCTATCTCTTCAACTACATCAAAATAGGCTTCATTGTTTGTGTACTTTACTCCTGCTCGACGCCATGGGATGTTGGATAGCTGCCCAGTGGGGAGTGTATCCCCAACATTACTACTGCCtagaaattagaaaagaaaaaggcaaagtgGGTGCGTGCAATGGTTATTAGAAAAGTtattatgaaaaggaaaaaataatgctTTAGCTTCTACTTTAATGTTTGGATTTTCCTTCATAGCTGTTGTGATGGGCTCTGGAATTGCTGGAGATATATCCCACACAAGAGACTAGAGACAGGCCACCTGTTAGACCACGATAGATGCACTCATTTATCTTTTGCTTCCTGTTTATTGGTAGTAATGAAAGGAAGAGCCCTGTTGGCAAGAAGTCTCTGCTGAGAAGACTTCAGAACCTGGCTTTTGGGTGTGCAGGGGAATTCTACATGAGGGACTGCCCCAATCTGTGAAGGTCCTAGTTTATTTTCCCACTTTAACATCAGTAGACTATTGAGAATGTAGTTCTAACATGCAAGGCCttattcaattcccagcatagcaaaaccaaaacaaagcaaatcagacaaacaaacaaaacccaacaccttTCTTAAGGTCAGTATACCATTTATTTTGCTGAAATATCATTAACGTTCAATATCTGACTAGCTTCCTGGCAAACTGTGTGGTTATCCAAACAGAACCCCTTCCACTGTGATTTAGTAAACATTTTGTTCAGTTTACATTTTAATGGAAAAGTAACACATGCCGACCAGCAGTAAAAGGCAgcttataaaacaacaacaacaaatctgtTTACTATTACTAACATCAACTACCACTAACATTTATGCATGTTTCTTTAAATACTTCCCCATAAGTAGCATTTACCAATGTTTCTATTTTGGTAATTCTGCTTTCTTTACACTTGCAAAGCCAGGCATAGGGCTcgaatttgtaatcccagcatttgagagacaggGCACAGAGGACAAGGgcatgtctgaggccagcctggtcagagtGAGAtgcaggccagtcagggctacatagtaagaccctgtcttcataaagcaataaataagaaactaaaaCAGGATGCAAGACAGGTAGCACAACCCTATAactccaacactcaggaggctaaagcaggaaggttgctagtttaaagccagcctgagctcttATGAGGACTGTCtccataaacaaaacaagacacacacaaaagcactcCAAACAGAAACTATGgtttcagggctggggatgtaacaggcagagcgcttgcctagtgtgcatgaagccTTTTGTTCAATGTCCAGCATTCAACGGTGGAGTGTACACTTTAAATgtgaggaaatggaggcaggagaattgtaaaTTCAGTCATTCTTGACTACACAGCCACACAATATATTCCACTctagattaatttttaatgacAAGGAATCCATGCAGTCCAGGATGGCTTAGAACTGGGGATCCTCCCATATTAGCcccccaaatgctaggattacaggtgtgtgtcactgagTGCAGCTAACAAAGCTAACATTAATTTTATAGTCTATTTATTGCTGGTGTTACTGTCTCCAGCCCGTTCCTTTGTAGAGTTTTAGAAGAACACTGCTTTAATCATATTATTTCCCTGTTCAGTAGCCTtcagtgctcccccacctgctttCTGATAAAAGCTAAATGTTTTGCTCAGCCTTGGCAGAAGTGTTCTCCCATCTCAGCTCCCTGTTGTGGACTGGAGTCTTGGCCATCCCATCCATCGGCCCAGCTTCAGCTGTTCCGTGTGACCCTCAGTGCTCAGTTGTCAACAGCTCTACTTCTGCTGGAGGGGCTAATACAGTTCAGTCTCCCATTGTATGCGTACTTTTCTCACTAATGCTCTTATTTCTCGATCTTATTCCACAATCTACCGATTCTGATGGGTCCTGTGCTAGGGCGTGGTAGTTCAAGAAAGACTACTTCAACTACTGAACCACTCTTTGGTGTGTGCATATAGGTGTGGTGCTAGGAAACAGAATCAGGGCCTTAGTTTACTAAGCAAGGCTCCTCTGTACCTGTGACCTCACAActgtagctgggattacaggtgacaCCACCACATTCAGTCTGAACCCATTCTCTTTATGTCATCAACTCATGTTATAGTTTTACATTACACATTGGTATGTTTTTCCTATCAAAcacattttttcttaaaagttaaaaagtatgaaatgggttagagagatggctcagtggataaaagtgcttgctatgcaaacatgaggacctgccagaccccagcacccacataaaaagatgGGTGTGACTTTGTACACACCTGCGATCCTAGCACTGTGGGGGTCGAGACAGGATggctagggcttgctggccaccgaCCTAGATCCAGGgtcagagagaccttgtctcaaaaaagaactCGGGTGAGCGCACAGAGCATGACATCTCCATGTACAcgcacatacattcatatacatattttaagatGTATAAGGCAAAAATTAGGATGGCTTCTTAGCTAAAAAAAAGTCAATGTAAACATTATAGCATGTTACTCTTTGCAAATATTTACAGGTATCTATAGATCTATATCTAACAGTTTGTGTTTTCCCCCACCAAACACAGTATTGTGAGAGATTTGCAGTGCCTCACTACAATGTCCATGAAATACCAAAGtactctttaaaatgtttaggtATTTAAACTACTTTTCCCAGAGTGtaattccttcatgttaaaaggaCAAGTACAGATGTGGCTGGAGTGTACATAGCATTCCATAAGGATCTTCCTTTAGAAGATGTTTTTCCTTTTGGATATTGTCCcatctggcctggagctcactctttaggccaggttggcctcaaattctcctgaatgctgggattaaaggcttgtgccgcGAAGCCTACTTTCTTAGAAGACTTTTAATCAAAGGATGGCCTGAATATGGTATGGCCTACAATTAAACCCAATtgaaagcttatttttttttaaaaaagcataaagCCCAATATGCATGAAGTCTACTCAtaattttctacttattttttttagtttttctttattcGAAGTACTGTTTATTGAACCCAGTAATAGGAAAATGAGCTATACCCTAACCCTAAAAGGCCTTTGTCCTTCAAGACTGAGCCTCtttcaataaatgaaacaaaacatatttCTCATTCTATATaccaaattggccttgaacttaattAACAATTCCCTGGTTAGCTTCCTAAGTGATATGATTACACATGTGAACTACACCTGACCTCATATgatctgtttttgttattgttctccacccccaaaaagaaaagGGGGCCTGGTCAGATGAGTCACTGGGTAAAGGCATTGCTGCCACGCCTGAGGGCCTGATTCAATCTCCAGACTCCACATGGGAGACGGGAGAACCACTGCcttctgacctgcacacacacgctatggcatgtgtgcaggcatgcgTTCATGTGCGCCCACAcaccaagagagaaagagagggacaaagaaaaagaacgGAAATATACATTCATTTAAGCATTATTGGTAACTTAATTTTGGCCAAAGTAGACTACCCTAATAGTCTGTCATATGAGCAAAATGAGCTGTTTATACAATGTCAATGGGTCAGTTCCCAGCagagtgttttcatttttcataccTGTAATAGAATTGACGACAGAACGTAGAATTGTTGGTGGTTTAATCAGTTCTTTCAAAATGTTAGATTCCGTAGCCAGTGGGAATCCATTGTCTAACATCTCTTCCAAGAGCTCATATACTATGACCACATTGTCCTTAATTGCAGCCTCTGAGCACTCACCAAAGTAGTCCTAACAAAATATTCATGACATTGAAcaagagaaagcagggaggaaGGCTTGCTTTTATGTAATACCCTCTGTTCTGAAGAGTGAACTAACAGTAGCTTAACTCATGGTTTAAGATGCTAGAAATATACAGACTTGAAAAAGTTCTCTCTGGAAATCCTAACATTTCTCTTCAatattttcttattgtatttATACTGAGCTGATTCCTATTATATATCATGACAGAAAGTCCTGAGACATTAATCTGGAATGTGAGCTATAAACTTCATTTGCCCTCACTAacccacactcaaacacatacaaagCTTTAAGCTATTTGGTTTATTCatcaaatagaaaacagaaaacagaaatataaaggTGCTCATGATAATAAAAACCTTGTGATGATCCAGAGAATGCTTAGTGGAGGGTACTCCTGTTTCCTCATGATATAATTTGCCACACATAAAAAGCAACAAGCAGAACAGCAACATGCATTACTGTATACTCTCTGCAAGTGTTTATGAGATTGTTTAGTTACAAAGAGAAGTCAGCCAGTACACATCAGAAATTTAAGTAACAAATGAAAGAACgcacgtacgtgtgtgtgtgtgtgtgtgtgtgtgtgtctgtgtgtccttgaACTATCTTGGGTGATTTAGTTACAACAGTTTGACCGATACAAACCTGAAAAGTGTCAGCAACTCGATGCAGAAATTCAATTACAAAGAGAGGTGGCACTTCAGTCTGTatcacagacacaaagaagagcTTATCCCGGTAGATACTAATGAGGTAGTGGTGAGGTGTTGAAATGACGGGTGGGACATTTTCAACATCAGCAGCTTTCTCCTGAGCTTCAAAGAAATAGTCACACACTGACTGGCTTACAACGCTCTTCCAGtgtttttctagaaaaatgtCGCCAGAGCAGTTTATGAGAAATAGACTGTGGATCATTTtctgtggaggaaaaaaaaagggggttaTGCTTACTGTACACTGAAAATGCACAGCTGCAGTAGATTGTAACTAATGTAGAGACTCACATCTGGACAATGTACAGCGAGTAaaagactttggagcactcagccctaaacagGAGGTCTTTATCATATCCCTCCTCTCAAGACTCAGGGAACTAtgtagaagagacagaaaaagagtcCAAGAGCCAGTAGTGGACAACTCCAAGGAAAGAAACAGCATCTTCCAGGCACAGCAGAGCTGATATGCATATCAACTTGTAGAGACTCTGACACCACACAAAGACCTCCACAGATTCacaccagacaaaatcccagggTAGAGAAAGGGACGCAGACACCAACTCCTACCCCTGACCAAGCTGCTTGCAACTGATACATGTTAGGAGagggaaaattgtttttctccaCTGGCGTATCACTGGGCAGGGcaggcaccatccacagtggttGACAACACGAGGATGACTCTGCATGCACGCGTGTGTggatgtctgtttgtttgtttgttttttttttttttttttgtcttactgtgttttctatttgtctgattttctttcttccttttcttttctttttggaaagaGAGAACACTAAGCTGGgtagggatggggaagggaagggcctgggtaggggaaggagaaggaatataatcaaaatatattgtattaaaaatgCCTTGACATAAAAAACAGACAAAGGCAATGGAAATAATAGTAGATTAAGATCACTTAAGAACACAGATGGAAAAGTTCTtaattctagaaaacaaaattcagCAACAAATTAAAT
Coding sequences:
- the Ap3m1 gene encoding AP-3 complex subunit mu-1; amino-acid sequence: MIHSLFLINCSGDIFLEKHWKSVVSQSVCDYFFEAQEKAADVENVPPVISTPHHYLISIYRDKLFFVSVIQTEVPPLFVIEFLHRVADTFQDYFGECSEAAIKDNVVIVYELLEEMLDNGFPLATESNILKELIKPPTILRSVVNSITGSSNVGDTLPTGQLSNIPWRRAGVKYTNNEAYFDVVEEIDAIIDKSGSTVFAEIQGVIDACIKLSGMPDLSLSFMNPRLLDDVSFHPCIRFKRWESERVLSFIPPDGNFRLISYRVSSQNLVAIPVYVKHSISFKENSSCGRFDITIGPKQNMGKTIEGITVTVHMPKVVLNMNLTPTQGSYTFDPVTKVLAWDVGKITPQKLPSLKGLVNLQSGAPKPEENPNLNIQFKIQQLAISGLKVNRLDMYGEKYKPFKGVKYVTKAGKFQVRT